The Crocinitomicaceae bacterium genome includes a region encoding these proteins:
- a CDS encoding DUF4476 domain-containing protein: protein MKHLLLLFFAFVSFTMIAQRSGQVVIYSNSGEKFYVVLNGVRQNINPETNVKVTGLTSEWYGCKIISANNSFELEKNIAVKMDTLVTYQITGKKGKYKLRYFSETPLKDVTANTNQTVVDYSPTTTTTTGNSGGTTTTTTTTGTTGVTTTTGTTNGNTGVTTTVGTTGGTTTGTTGVTTTVGTTGTTTTVGTTGTTGSETTTESVNININVSENGMQMNMSGTTTGTGTEAVNTSTQVGGNGTMTTSTSTNGTTSGTNGTTTHYEETTTTTTTTTTTTNGGNTLYTDPDMTVVINTNGNTGTTTGTTNTTTTTTGNSGYSGSGSCYMSDTDFAALKKSITAESFADDQLRVANMAANSKCMSVAQIKEIMQLFAHSDDQLAFAKAAYTNCTNKGDYYLLMEVLTFSDDKEELENFINANK, encoded by the coding sequence ATGAAACATTTATTACTCTTATTTTTTGCATTCGTCAGTTTTACTATGATTGCGCAACGTTCAGGTCAAGTGGTGATCTACTCTAATTCAGGTGAAAAATTTTATGTGGTACTTAATGGTGTCAGACAAAATATAAACCCTGAAACCAATGTGAAGGTTACCGGATTGACCAGTGAATGGTATGGATGCAAAATTATCTCAGCCAACAATTCATTTGAATTGGAAAAAAATATTGCCGTAAAAATGGACACCCTAGTTACCTATCAAATCACCGGTAAAAAAGGCAAATACAAGTTGAGATATTTTTCTGAAACACCCTTAAAAGATGTAACTGCCAACACCAATCAAACGGTGGTTGATTATTCTCCCACCACAACCACAACAACGGGTAATAGTGGCGGAACAACTACCACAACAACTACAACAGGTACAACAGGAGTAACTACAACAACAGGCACAACGAACGGCAACACCGGGGTAACAACTACCGTTGGTACAACTGGGGGCACTACAACGGGAACCACAGGCGTTACTACTACTGTTGGTACAACCGGAACAACGACCACCGTAGGTACCACCGGAACTACGGGGAGTGAAACAACAACTGAAAGCGTAAACATTAATATCAACGTATCTGAAAATGGTATGCAGATGAATATGAGCGGTACAACAACAGGTACAGGTACTGAGGCAGTAAATACTTCTACTCAGGTTGGAGGTAATGGAACCATGACTACCTCTACAAGTACCAACGGAACTACCAGCGGAACAAACGGTACTACTACACACTATGAGGAAACCACTACCACAACTACCACTACCACCACTACTACAAATGGTGGAAATACTTTGTATACTGATCCTGATATGACAGTAGTTATTAATACCAACGGAAACACAGGTACCACAACTGGCACTACCAACACAACAACAACAACAACTGGTAATTCTGGCTACAGTGGTAGCGGTTCATGTTATATGAGTGACACTGATTTTGCGGCGTTGAAGAAATCTATAACAGCTGAAAGTTTTGCTGATGATCAATTGAGAGTGGCTAACATGGCGGCAAATAGTAAATGCATGAGCGTAGCTCAAATTAAAGAAATCATGCAACTCTTTGCTCACAGTGATGATCAATTGGCCTTTGCAAAAGCGGCGTACACAAATTGTACAAATAAAGGGGACTATTATTTGTTGATGGAAGTTTTAACTTTCTCAGATGACAAAGAAGAACTTGAAAATTTTATTAATGCAAATAAATAA
- the recN gene encoding DNA repair protein RecN, producing MLCRLEISNFALIENVSLNFQHGFSVITGETGAGKSILLKALGLVLGDRADASVLKQNENKCFVEAVFNVESLNLENFFQAHELDFDNTCILRREFNHAGKSRCFVNDTPVQLQVLKDLGEQIVSLHTQHETLSLLNNHFHFEMLDAFAGIQTETLLYQKHFSEYKKRLNDLALLRETDAKNRKEKDYKEFLLNELNAANLQQTNIEKLSDQLMRIQNSEKIAGLLSKITNNLSLDESNIVSQLKQIANWVDELKKLDPSITAITERLEVLRIDLADIAREFDDLSEQSEISEESVQTIKEKMDVFHTLSYKHNVKTVEELILLKDKLEKELSQIENIENSVLQTEKEIEKLYQNLISLAQKISQKREKKISDFCKAIHGVLSDLLMVDAKIQLDLKKAMELNKHGLDELEFLFKTNKGGEFLPLKKIASGGELSRLMLAILSVISASKKLPVLIFDEIDTGVSGEVASRMATEFQRIGKSLQLIVITHLPQVAAKGTMHLHVYKESTANKTHTFVKDLTKDERIEQLARMMSGEKVTKAALENAGNLLNFS from the coding sequence ATGTTGTGCCGATTAGAAATTTCCAACTTTGCGCTGATTGAAAATGTCAGTCTGAATTTTCAACATGGTTTTAGTGTTATTACCGGTGAAACCGGTGCCGGAAAATCAATTCTGCTTAAAGCGCTTGGTTTGGTTTTAGGAGACAGGGCTGATGCTTCAGTTTTGAAGCAAAATGAAAACAAGTGTTTTGTTGAGGCGGTTTTTAATGTTGAATCGCTTAATCTTGAAAATTTCTTTCAAGCACACGAGCTTGATTTTGATAATACATGCATTTTGCGTCGTGAATTTAATCATGCCGGAAAATCACGCTGCTTTGTCAATGATACTCCCGTTCAGCTTCAGGTCTTGAAAGATCTGGGTGAACAAATTGTTTCTTTGCATACCCAACATGAAACATTATCTCTTTTGAATAATCATTTTCATTTTGAAATGTTGGATGCATTTGCGGGGATACAAACAGAGACCCTTCTATATCAAAAACATTTTTCTGAGTATAAAAAAAGATTAAATGATTTGGCATTACTGCGTGAAACAGATGCAAAAAACCGCAAAGAAAAAGACTACAAAGAATTTTTACTGAACGAACTGAATGCTGCCAATCTGCAACAAACAAACATTGAAAAATTATCAGATCAATTGATGCGAATTCAGAATAGTGAGAAAATTGCCGGGCTGCTTTCTAAAATAACCAATAATCTTAGTTTGGATGAGTCAAATATTGTATCACAATTAAAACAGATTGCCAACTGGGTTGACGAATTGAAAAAACTTGATCCCTCTATCACTGCAATTACTGAAAGACTTGAGGTTTTGCGCATTGATTTGGCTGATATCGCCCGTGAGTTTGATGATCTCTCCGAGCAATCTGAAATTTCTGAAGAGTCTGTGCAAACCATCAAAGAAAAGATGGATGTTTTTCACACACTCTCTTATAAACACAATGTAAAAACAGTTGAAGAATTGATTCTTTTAAAAGACAAACTTGAGAAAGAATTATCACAAATTGAAAATATTGAAAACTCAGTTCTTCAAACTGAAAAAGAAATTGAAAAGTTATACCAAAATCTGATCAGTCTTGCTCAAAAGATTAGTCAAAAACGCGAGAAAAAAATTTCTGATTTCTGTAAAGCAATTCACGGGGTATTGTCGGATCTTCTCATGGTAGATGCAAAAATTCAGCTTGATTTGAAGAAGGCAATGGAATTGAATAAACACGGCCTGGATGAATTAGAATTTTTATTCAAAACAAATAAAGGAGGAGAATTTCTGCCCTTGAAAAAAATAGCATCAGGCGGAGAATTATCTCGTTTAATGCTGGCAATATTGTCTGTTATTTCAGCTTCAAAAAAATTACCGGTTCTTATTTTTGATGAAATTGATACAGGAGTGTCCGGTGAGGTGGCCTCACGCATGGCTACTGAATTTCAACGCATCGGAAAATCTTTGCAACTCATTGTTATTACCCATTTGCCTCAGGTTGCGGCTAAAGGGACAATGCATCTTCACGTCTATAAAGAATCAACTGCAAATAAAACGCATACCTTTGTCAAAGATCTAACCAAAGACGAGCGTATTGAGCAGTTGGCCAGAATGATGAGCGGAGAGAAAGTTACCAAAGCTGCACTTGAAAATGCAGGTAACCTGTTAAATTTTTCCTAA